CCGCCTTCCCGTACAGCGCGAGGCCGAGCACCTCCGAATAGAAGGCCTCGGCCCGCTCCAGATCGTCCACGTACAGGCAGGTTTCGAGGGCGCGCATGGAGAAAGCTTAGAGCGATCAGCCGTCAGCGATCAGCGAAAAGAGCTTTTGCTGATCGCTGACGGCTCTCAAGGCAACAACACGCGCGGCGTCGGCCCCGGTCCCGCCGCGCGGCGCTGCACCTCGCGCAGGGTCTGCTCGCCGGTTTCCTGAAGGCCGTGTTTGCGGAAGCTGGTGGCGAGGCTCTCGGCGTCGCGGCGCAGGAGTTGCTGGAAGTTGGGGTTGGTGCGGGTCGTGAGTTGTGGAAAGTCGATGATGGTCACGCGGTTCTCCCACCACAAGAGGTTGTAGGTGCTGTAGTCGCCGTGCGCGTAGCCCAGCCGCAGCAGATCGGCCATGCCCTGCACCGCCTGCTGCCACGCGCTGCGGGCCTCCTCGGGCGTGAGGGCAGCGTCGCTGAGGCGGGGGGCGGGGGCGTCCTCGTGGCCGATCAGGCGCATCAGCACGGCGGGGGCGGTCTGTTCGTACTCGGTGGGCTCGGGGCCGACGAGAGGCTCGGGGACGTTCAGGCCCGCGCGCCAGAGGTGCCACAGGTGCGCGTACTCGGCGCAGACCCAG
The window above is part of the Deinococcus metallilatus genome. Proteins encoded here:
- a CDS encoding RIO1 family regulatory kinase/ATPase, with the protein product MSARQHDWLSAELEDADAFPERRRKDRTKKPLGRRRLGDLTTDPATGDAEDPVIRFLLDRGHITEVVAELKSGKEATAYVARGPRGSVLLKLYRDLEARSFKRDGVYREGQVILDKRAARAMQSRSRKGLAMLQAGWVCAEYAHLWHLWRAGLNVPEPLVGPEPTEYEQTAPAVLMRLIGHEDAPAPRLSDAALTPEEARSAWQQAVQGMADLLRLGYAHGDYSTYNLLWWENRVTIIDFPQLTTRTNPNFQQLLRRDAESLATSFRKHGLQETGEQTLREVQRRAAGPGPTPRVLLP